The following DNA comes from Occultella kanbiaonis.
GGCAGCAGGTCCGGTGCCCGATAGTCCGTCGTCGCGACCACCGGTAGCCGGCGAGCGAAGTCGGCGATGAACGGCGGACGATGCTGACGCTGATACGCGCCTGTGCACACGACGACGCGACGCGCCCGGATGCCCCCGGACGCCGTCTCAGCAACGAAGCCACCGCCGTCGACCCGGAGTGCCTCCACCCGGGTCCGCTCGGACACCGGCGCGCCGAACGAGGATGCGTAGCCGCGCAGATGCTCGGCGATCTCGTCGCGCGCGAGATAGCCGTCGGGGTCGTTTCCGCCGTATTCGCCGCCGGGCAGGCGGATGGTGTGGTTCGGAGTGACGAGCCGGAAGCTGTCCCAACGCCCGTCCCAGGTATGACCGATTCGGCCCTGTTCCACCACCACGTGCTCGAGGCCGGAGCGGGTCAGGGCGTGGCTGACGGCGAGGCCGGCCTGACCGCCACCTACGACGAGGACGTCGACGTCCGATCGCATGCGTCAACGGTACGCGCGCCGGTCGGCGTGCGCCGGACACCCGGGTCGACCGAATCGAGGGAGGTGCCGGCGTCAGCGGGCCCTCTATAGTTGGCTCCTGTGTGCGTCCGCCTGCTGCCGTAGTTCCGCAGGGTGCACGCGCTCCCAGACACAGAGGCTCTCACTGGCGTTCCCGCAGGTCAGAAGCCATAGACGGAGGTTCATCCCCATTGGCCGAGTACATCTACTCGATGGTGAAGGCGCGCAAGGCGCACGGAGACAAGGTCATCCTCGATGACGTGACGATGGCGTTCCTGCCCGGAGCCAAGATCGGTATGGTCGGCCCGAACGGGGCCGGGAAGTCCACGATCCTGAAGATCATGGCCGGCCTCGAGAAGGAGTCCAACGGCGAGGCCCGGCTCACGCCCGGCTACTCCGTGGGCATCCTGCTCCAGGAGCCGCCGCTGAACGAGGAGAAGACCGTCCTCGGGAACGTGGAGGAGGGCGTCGGGGAGATCAAGGGCAAGATCGATCGGTTCAACGAGATCGGCAACCTGATGGCCGAGCCGGACGCCGACTTCGACGCCCTCATGGAGGAGATGGGCACGCTCCAGGGGGAGATCGACGCGGCCGACGCCTGGGACCTCGACTCCCAGCTCGAGCAGGCCATGGACGCCTTGCAGCTGCCGCCCGCGGACGCCGACGTGACCACCCTGTCCGGTGGTGAGCGCCGTCGCGTGGCGCTGGCGAAGCTGCTCCTGGAGAAGCCGGACCTGCTGCTGCTCGACGAGCCGACGAACCACCTGGACGCGGAGAGCGTGCAGTGGCTCGAGCAGCACCTTGCCAAGTACCCGGGCGCCGTCATCGCCGTCACCCACGACCGGTACTTCCTGGACCACGTGGCCGGCTGGATCGCCGAGGTGGACCGGGGCCGGCTGTACCCCTACGAGGGCAACTACTCCACCTACCTGGAGAAGAAGTCCGAGCGGATGCAGGTCCAGGGCAAGAAGGACGCCAAGCTCGCCAAGCGCCTCAAGGACGAGCTCGAGTGGGTCCGATCCAGTGCGAAGGGCCGGCAGACCAAGTCCAAGGCGCGCATGGCGCGCTATGAGGAGATGGCCGCCGAGGCCGATCGCACCCGCAAGCTGGACTTCGAGGAGATCCAGATCCCGCCCGGCCCGCGGCTCGGCTCGACGGTGCTCGAGGCGAAGGACCTGCGCAAGGGCTTCGGGGACCGGGTTCTCATCGACAACCTGAGCTTCTCGCTGCCACGCGCCGGCATCGTCGGCATCATCGGCCCGAACGGGGTCGGCAAGACGACGCTGTTCAAGACGATCGTCGGCCTCGAACCGCTCGACGACGGTGAGCTGAAGGTCGGCGAGACGGTCAAGATCTCCTACGTGGACCAGAGCCGCGGCGGCATCGACCCGAGCAAGACGCTCTGGGAGGTCGTCTCCGACGGGCTGGACTTCATCCAGGTCGGCAACGTGGAGATCCCCTCCCGGGCCTACGTCTCCCAGTTCGGCTTCAAGGGGCCGGACCAGCAGAAGCCGGCGGGCGTGCTCTCCGGTGGCGAGCGCAACCGCCTGAACCTGGCGCTGACCCTGAAGCAGGGCGGCAACCTGCTGCTGCTCGACGAGCCCACCAACGACCTGGACGTGGAGACGCTCGGCAGCCTGGAGAACGCGCTGCTCAACTTCCCCGGCTCGGCGGTCGTGATCTCCCACGACCGGTGGTTCCTGGACCGCGTGGCCACCCACATCCTCGCCTACGAGGGCACCGCCGAGGATCCCGCGAACTGGTACTGGTTCGAGGGCAACTTCGCCGACTACGAGGAGAACAAGGTCGAGCGGCTCGGCCCGGAGGCGGCCCGCCCGCACCGCGTCACCTATCGCAAGCTCACCCGGGACTGATCCGTGCCACGGATCAGCGTCCCGGTGCCGATGCGCTGGGCCGACCTGGACGCCTACGGCCACGTCAACAACGCGGCGATGTTGACTCTCCTCGAGGAGGCCCGGATCGCCACGTTCTGGGCCACGGGTGATGGCCGCGAGTCGGCGGCTACGAAGGTGCTGGCAGGCGGAGCCGGCGCGTCCAGCTACACGCTGGTCGCTCGGCAGGAGATCGAGTATCTGGCTCCGCTGGAGTACCGCCAGGAACCGGTCCACGTCGAGTTGTGGATCGGCAGGATCGGCGGGGCCAGCCTCGAGGTCTGCTACGAGGTGAACGGCCCAGGTGGGCAGGTCTGCGCCCGGGCGGCGACGTCGATCGTCATGGTCGACGCAGCCTCCGGGCGGCCCCGGCGTCTCACCGACGACGAGCGCGATGCGCTCGAGCCGCTCCTCGAGGAGCCGATCGAGTTCCGGCGCCGCGGCTGAGCCACCGGGTGCGCTCAGCTCTCGCCGTCGAACAGCCCTCCGTCGAGCAGCCAGTGATAGCGCAGGCGCAGCGCGCGTTCGGTGCTGGCCACGAGGGTGGCCAGCACGAGTGCGAGGTTGAGCCACGCGGGGAGCTGGATCGGTGAGGTGAAGGTACCGAGGTTGGCCGCCACGGGCGGGATCTGCGAGATCTCCTCCACGATCTGCGGGACGCCGAGGGCGAGAGCAACGACGAGGACAACCACGCTCGCGAACCCGATGGTGCGGCTCAGGCCGGGCCGCTTGCGCTCCAGGCGTGCGCGTCGACCCTCGGCGGACGCGGGGTCCGGACGTAGCTGCTGCACGGCGCCGGCGTCGCTCACGTAGTGGCAGCGCTTCAGCCCGTAGCTGCTGGTCTCCACCTCCACCGTGCCGCCGGGCACGGAGAACGCGGCCGGAAGCTTGGACCGGGCGTAGTGCTGGCCGTCACGGTAGAGCTCGGCTCGGACCTCACCGTTCGAGTCTCCCCAGAGGCGTACATCGACGGACCAGGTCTCCCGCTCGCCGTCCGCAGCGGTCAGGGACAGGTGGAACAGCGCGCGAGAGAGCAACTGCCACCAGCGGAAGCGTTGCAGCGCGTGCCCATCCCCGGGCTTGACCCGCCGGGCGGCACGCCGACGCTTCCAGTCCGAGAACACGTGAGCCACCGTAGCAACACCGGGCATGCTCCCCCGATCGTGGGCCGCTGCGACCCGTCCGTCGGCTGGGTGCCTCAGCCCGACCGCTACACGTCGCGCGGTCGCCTCGTGCCGTCTCCGGGAGTTCCGGCGAGGGGATGGGTCTGGGCATCACCCGGTCCCTCGCGGACTACGACTCCATGCTCGGGCACGTCGGGGAATCGCATCCTGCCCAGGTGGTCGAGGCGGCCCTGCCCGCCCCGCGAGGTCAGCACCTGTGGGGCGCGCGTGCGAACCCACCGCGCGGTCGATGCCGGGCGACCAGGCGGCCCTTGCTCGAGCCGGGCGAGGTCGTGATCCAGGGACGCGTCCCACACCCGCGCGGCAAGTTGCGCCACGTATCGCAGGGATCTGTCCGGCAGGAGTGGGGTGTCTCGGACCACGACGCGACGCAGGAGCGGCTTGTACGAGCCCGGGTCCGGACCCACGGAGACGGCGTGCATCAGCTCCTCGGCCAGGTAGCCGGATCGGAGGAAGCGCGGTCGCGCGTCGAGGTAGGCGACCGCGTCATCGAGGCCGGCGGCGTTGCCCCTGCGCAACTGGTGCGCGGCCAGATCGTACGGGTCGAGCACCGCGCCGAACGCCGCCCAGTACGCCATGGCCTCCTCGTGCGTCACCGCACGGGTGCGTGGCGGTGTCGGGTCGCGCCGATTGAGCCGGGGGACGTGCGCGTCACCGTTGTCGATCGCGTAGACCCGTTCGAGCAGCGAGTAGGCCGTGGTCATCACGTAGGAGTAGCACGCCGCGGGCTCGGCCGGGTCCGTTCCACTGCGCCGCCTCGTGAAGGGACCCTGTTGTCCCGGCCGGGATGATGATAGTTTCCCAATCAGCAGGGGATCTAGGAAGAAATCACCATGACGGGTGTCGGCGACGAGGCCGACGCACCACCCTGGACCGGCGGGGGACGACAGCCGGACGCGAGGGAGTAATCGGCATGAAGAGATCGATTCCCGCACTGACGGCCGGCGCCCTGGTTCTGGCGCTCGCGGCGTGCGGCAGTGGCGGCGACAACGCGGACGAGCCGACGGACGCCGGCAGCGGCGCCGAGGAGAGCGGTGGGTTCGAGGGACAGACGCTCACCGTCTGGATCATGGAAGGCACCAACCCGGACGCCGGCGGCTACTTCGAAGGCGTTGCTGAGGAGTTCACGGCCCGGACCGGTGCCGAGCTGGACGTGCAGTTCCAGCCCTGGGACGGCGCCCATGACAAGTTCGTTACCTCGATCGCGGGCGGCACCGGCCCGGACGTGGCCGAGGTGGGCACCACCTGGACCGCCGAGTTCGCCGAGCTCGGTGTGCTCGCGGACCTGACGGGCAGCATCGAGGGGGCGGGCCTGGACGGCGACCTCGTCGAAGGGCTCGCTGAGGCGGGTACCTACGATGGCGCGCTCTACGGCATGCCCTGGTACGCCGGGGTGCGCTCGATCATCTACAACCGGGACCTGTTCGAGGCGGCGGGCATCACCGAGACGCCCACGAACTGGGAGGAGCTGACCGCCGCGGTGGAGGCGCTCAAGGCTTCCGACCCCGACGTGATCCCGTTCCCGATCCCGGGGGACTCCCAGTACAGCGCGTACCCGTTCATCTGGGGCGCCGGGGGAGAGATCGCCACCGAGTCCGACGGTACCTGGACCGCCGCGCTGGACTCCCCGGAGGCGATCGAAGGGCTGGAGTACTACACGGGCCTCGCGCTCGAGCACGGATCCTCGACCGCAGCCGCGGACACCTGGAACGAGGCGGACGCCCTCACCGCGTTCGAGCAGGGCAACGTCGGGATGATCGTCGCCGGCAACTGGACCGTGGGCAGGATCGCGCAGGATGCCCCGGATCTGATGGAGAGCATCGGCGCCTTCCCGATCCCGTCGCGTGACGGCGGTCCGGCCGGCTCGTTCCTCGGCGGCTCGCACCTCGGCGTGTGGGCCGACTCCGATCAGCAGGAACTCGGCTGGGAGTTCATCGAGCTCATGAGCACCGGTCAGGCCGCCGCCGACTGGTCCGAGCAGACCGGGTACTTCCCGGGTCAGGCCAGCGCCCTGGCCGAGATCGCTGCCGACGAGGACCCGCTGGTCGCCCCGTTCGCCCAGCAGATGCTGGAGGCGGGCAGGTCCGTGCCACTGACGCCCGCGTTCGGTCAGATCCAGGGCGCGAAGACCGTCGAGGCCATGGTTCAGAACATCCTGACCGGGCGGATGGGTGTCGAGGAGGCGGCCGCGGAGGCGGTCGCCGCCATGAACGAGACGTTCAGCGCCGGGTCCTGAGGTGACCACGTCCACGGCCCGCGTGGCACCGATCGTGCCACGCGGGTCGGCCCCAGACGCGCATCGACGCCGAGCGGCCCGGCGCCGGGCCGTTCGCCCGTGGGTGCTGCTCGCGCCGACCCTGGTCGTGCTGGCAGTGCTGCTGCTGTGGCCGTTGGTGCGCGTGGTGGACCTGTCCTTCCAGGACTTCGGCCTGCGCGAACTGGTCTCCGGAGAGTCGAACTACATCGGCTGGGCGAACTACGCCGCGATCCTGGGCGACTCCTACCTGTGGACTGTCGTGCTGCCGAACACGGTCGGCTTCGCCGCCTGCTGTGTGGTGTTGACCGTGGGGCTCGGCACGCTTGTTGCCCTGTTCCTGAACATCCTCGGCACGTTCTGGAAGACGGTCTGCTCGACGGCGATCATGGTCGCCTGGGCAGTGCCCGCCGTGACCGGCACCTACGTCTGGATCTGGCTGTTCGATCCGCTGAACGGGCTGGTGGCGAGCGTGCTGGCCGGGCTCGGCATCATCGAGCCGGGAACCGTGAACTGGTACACGGACCGGCTCGGCTTCTATGCCATCGCCACCCTGAACGTGGTCCATCACGGCTTCCCGTTCGTGGCGATCACCGTGCTCGCCGGCCTGCTCACCGTGCCGAAGGAGCTCTACGAGGCGGCCACCATGGACGGCGCCGGCGCCTGGCGACGGTTCTGGCAGATCACCGCGCCGATGCTCAAGCCGGTCTTCGCCGTGGTCACGATCCTCTCCACGATCTGGGACTTCAAGGTGTTCACCCAGATCTATCTGATGCCGGGCGGCAACGGCGGCAACGCCGAGGTGTTCAACCTGGGGGTCTGGTCGTACATCCAGTCCTTCGCCCAGGGCAAGTACGGCATGGGCTCGGCCATCGCGGTGCTGCTCACCGGGATCCTGCTCGTCATCACGGTGGTCTACATGCGCACGCTGTTCAAGGAGGAGGACCTGTGAGGCGCACCGGTTCGGCGCTGGCGTGGCCGGCCCTCGGCAAGTCACTCGGGGTGGCCGCGATCCTGGCGTTCGCGCTGTTCCCCGCGTACTGGATGTTCTCCAGCGCGGTGGACGTGGACGCCGCGCGCCGCGGCGCCACCCTGATCCCGACGGACCTGACCCTTGACCACTTCGTCCGGGTCCTGGACGTCGGCGGGTTCGGCCAGTTCATGCGGAACTCGGCGATCGTGGCGCTGGGGACCGTGCTCATCTCCGCGGCCGTGGCCCTGCTCGCCGCGGTCGCGGTGGCACGCTTCGCGTTCACGTTCCGCAGGGCGGTGCTCGTGCTGATCCTCATCGTGCAGATGGTCCCGCTCGAGGCGCTGGTCATCCCGTTGTTCCTGCAGGCGAAGAACCTGCAGATGCTGAACAGTCTCCTCGGCCTCGTGATCGTCTACCTCGCCTTCTCGCTGCCGTTCGCGGTCTGGATGCTCCGTGGCTTCGTGGCCGCGGTGCCGAAGGAGGTCGAGGAGGCCGCCTACATGGACGGCGCCTCGTGGGGCCGGATGTTCTGGGCGGTCCTGCTGCCGCTGGTGGCTCCCGGCGTGGTGGCGACCAGCGTGTTCTCGTTCATCACCGCCTGGAACGAGTTCATCTTCGCGCTCACGTTCCTGCAGGACGCGGACAAGTACACGGTGGCCGTGGGCCTGCAGCGGTTCTTCGGCCAGAACACCGCGGACTGGGGGGCGGTGATGGCCGCGTCCTCGCTGATCACGGTACCGGTCGTGATCTTCTTCGTGGTCGTCCAGCGGCGCCTCGCATCCGGCCTGACGGCGGGGGCGGTGAAGGGATGAGGGTGCTCGCGCTGAGTTCGGGTACCTCGGTCGACGCCATCGACGTGGCGCTGGCCGAGCTCGACGACGCCGATGGGGTGGTCCGGATGCGGATGGTGGCGCACACGGAGCGGAGCTGGCCGACGCAGCTGCGCCGGCGGATCCTGGCTGCGCTGCCGCCGGCGGCCACCGACCTGGGTGAGGTCTGCCGGCTGGACACCGAGATCGGGCAGGCGTTCGCAGACGTGGGCGCCCGGGCGATCGAGGAGTGGGGTGCCGTGGATCTGCTGGTCAGCCACGGCCAGACGGTGCACCACTGGGTGGAGCACGGCCCGCCCGACGGCGGTGGTGGCGCGGGCGATCGGGCCGGCTCGGCCCGGGGCACGTTGCAACTGGGCTCGGCGGCGTGGATCGCGGCGCGCACGGGGCGGCCCGTGATCCATGACCTGCGCACCGCCGACATCGCCGCCGGTGGTCAGGGCGCCCCGCTGGTGAGCCTGCTGGACGCGCTCTGGCTCGGCGACCGGCCCACGGCGGCGCTGAACATCGGAGGCATCGCGAACATCACCCTCGTGGGCGACGGGCCGGTGCGGACCGGCGACACCGGGCCAGGCAACTGCCTCCTGGACGAGGCCGTCGCGGCCCGCACCGGCCACAACTTCGACCCCGACGGAGCGCTCGCCGCGGCGGGCCGCGTGGACCCGCCGGCCCTGGCCGCGCTGCTCGCGGATCCCTACTACGCCCGGCCGTTGCCCAAGAGCACCGGACGGGAGACCTTCGACGGCGGATACGTCACCGCCGCACTGGGTGCCGCCGGGGTGCCCGTCCCCAGTGGCAATGACCTGTTCGCCACGCTCACCGAACTCACCGTCCGGACCATCGCCGAGGCGATCGGCCGTGACGGCGCCCGCACCGAGCGCGTCGTGGTGTCCGGCGGCGGTGTACGCAACGCCACGCTGATGGCCGGACTACGCTCACGGCTACCGGGCGTGATCACCTCCGATTCGCTCGGGCTGGCCGCCGAGGCGAAGGAGGCCTACCTGTTCGCGTTGCTCGGCTACCTGTCGGCTCGTGGGTTGCCCGGCACGGCCCCAGGCGTGGGCCGCCGCCGCGCGACCGGGGCGAGGTCCGCCGTCGTGCTGGGCTCGTTGACCCCACCCGCACCCGCGCCGTGTCCGCCCGGACGCGACCCGGTGCACACGCTCGTACTCGAGGAAGGATGACCATGGCCGAGATGTCCCACGACTGGCGCGAGGTGCTGGGGCTGCACTCACCCACGGAGGAGCGCAACCCCCGCACCGAGGATCTCGATCGGCTGCCCACCGACGAACTGGTGAGCCTGATGATGGAGGAGGATGCCGCGGTCCTGACGGCGGTGCGAGCGGTCGCCGACCAGGTGGCCGCCCTGGTCGATCTCGCCGTGGCGGCCCTAGGCGCGGGTGGACGGGTGCACTACAGCGGCGCCGGGACCTCCGGGCGGCTCGGCGTGCTCGACTCCGTCGAGCTGATGCCCACCTACCGGGTCGGCGCGGAGACGGTGGTGGCACACCTGGCCGGCGGTGACCGGGCGATGATGCAGGCGGTGGAGGGCGTGGAGGACGACCCGGACGCGGGCGCCGCGGACCTGGGCGTCGTCGGCCCGGCGGACGTCGTCGTCGGGATCGCAGCCAGCGGACGCACGCCGTATGTGGGCGGCGCCCTCGCCAGCGCTCGGGAGCAGGGAGCCCGGACCGCCCTGATCGCCACGAACCCCCGCGCCACCCTGGCCGCTGGCGTGGACGTGGCGGTCCTCATCGACACCGGCCCGGAGGTGATCACCGGATCCACCCGGATGAAGGCGGGAACGGCCCAGAAGATGGTCCTGAACATGTTCTCGACGGCGGTGATGGTCCGCCTCGGCAAGACGTACTCGAACCTGATGACCGAGGTGGCGCCCACGAACCAGAAGCTGCGCGCCCGCACCGTACGGATGCTGGTGCAGGCCACGGACCAGGACCCGGAGCGGTGCGCGGACGTGCTGGCCGCGGCAGGGGACGCCCGGACGGCGCTGGTCGCCCTGATCGCCGGGATCGACGTGGCCCAGGCCCGTGAGCTGATCGCCCAATACCCGCCCGACGTCACCCGGATCGCCGATCCGGGAGGGGTGCGTTCAGCCGTAGCCGCAGCAAGGGGAGGGCACCACGAATGACCCGGCCCCCGCTGGTGCTGCGGTTGCGCGGCGGGCTGGACCAGCTCCAGCCGTCCATGCGCCGGGTGGCCGAGTACGTGCTCGAGGATCCGCGGCGGGCCGCCCGGACCACCATCACCGACCTGTCCGCCGCGAGCGGCGTCAGCCAGACCACGGTGATGCGGCTGTGTCACGAGCTCGGCCTGGCCGGGTATCGGGAGTTCCGGCTCGCCCTCGCGGCCGAGACGGGCCGCAGCGATGCCGCCGCCGAGCGTGAGCTGCGCACCGGGGACATCGCCGAAGGTGACGACCTGGCCAGCGTGATCGCGAAGATCGCCTACGCCGACGCCCGTGCCGTGGAGGACACGGCCCGCTCGCTGTCCGTCCCGGAACTCGAGGCGGTGGTCGAGGCCATCGTGACCGCCGGCCGGGTCGACATCTACGGGGTCGGCGCCTCCGGCACCGTCGCAACGGACCTGCAGCAGAAGCTGCACCGGATCGGGCGGGTCGCGTTCGCGCACGCCGATGCGCACCTCGCTCTCACGTCGGCCGCGCTGCTCGGGGAGCGGGACGTCGCGATCGGGATCTCCCACACCGGGACCACCATCGACACCGTCGAGGCACTGCGGCTCGCCGGGGCCCGGGGTGCCACCACGGTGGCGCTGACGAACGCCCCCGGGTCGCCGATCGCGCGGCTCGCCGACCGCGTGCTGCTCACCGCCGCCCGGGAGACGACGTTCCGGTCGGGGGCGACCGCCAGCCGCCTCGCTCAGCTCACCGTCGTGGACTGCGTGTTCGTGGCGATCGCCCAGCGCACTTACGACGCCAGCCAAGCGGCGCTCGAGGTCACCCGCGCCGCCGTCGAGGACAGGAGGTACACCCGGACCCGATCCGGTCCCGGCGGGATCTGATCATCGACGATCACGACTCATCTCGTACATGGAGGGGAACATGCGACGATCACTCGCAGCAGTATTGGGCCTGGCACTGGTGCCGGCCCTGGCATTGGCCGGACCGGCCGCCGCGGACGAACCCGAGGAGCAGTTCCGCGCACTCTGGGTCGACGCGTTCAACGTCGGCATCTACACGCCCGAGCAGGTCATCACGTTGGTCGAGGACGCGAGCGAGCTGGGCGTGAACGCCCTGATCGTGCAGGTCGGTCGGCGGTTCGACTGCTTCTGCAACGACGCGCTCTACCCGCGCACCGACGCCGCCGTCGACCCGGCGCCCTACGACCCGCTGGCCGAGGTCATCGACGTGGCGCACGCGGCCGGGATCGAGGTGCACGCCTGGGTGAACGCCACCACGCTGTGGAACTCGGCCACACCGCCCACCTCGCCGGAGCACGCCTTCAACGCGCACGGACCCAGCGCGACCGGCGCCGACCGCTGGCTGAACCAGCGTGAGGACGGCACCGAGCTCGTCGGAAACAACTCCTACATCGACCCGGCCAACCCGGCCGCCGTCGACTACGTCGTCGAGGCGATCTCCTCGATCACGGACAATTACGACGTGGACGGGGTGAACCTCGACTACATCCGCTACCCGGACTACAGCGCCGGCGAGTTCCAGAACGACTGGGGCTACTCCGAGACGTCGCTGGCCCGGTTCGCCGCCGAGACCGGCCGGACGGACCGCCCGGCCGTCACCGACGAGGAGTTCAGCCAATGGCGCCGCGACCAGGTCTCCGCACTGGTACGCAAGATCTACGTGGCGATGTACGGCTCCGACCCGAGTGACCGGCTCAGCATCAACGGCATCACGTACGCGTTCGGCCCGGTCAGCTACGGCGGTTGGGAGAACGCCCGGCCGTACACGAACGTGCTCCAGGACTGGGTGGGCTGGCTGGATGAGGGCATCATCGACACGGTCACCGCGATGAACTACAAGCGCAACTGGATGCCGGCCCAGGCACAGATGTTCACGGAGTGGAACGACGCACTCATCGCCAACCGCGCCGACCGGCACGTGGTCAACGGGCCGGCTCTCTACCTGAACGAGTTGCCGGACATCGTGGCCCAGGCGGAGGAGACGGTGGCCGCCGGATTCGACGGGTGGAGCGGATACTCCTATGCGAACTTCAGCGCCACGGCGACGGCGTCCACGGATCCCGCCGTCAAGGACGCCGAACGGGAGGCGGTGACCGCGGCACTTCGGGCCGGGCCGCTCGCCGACGACGTGGTGGTACCCGAGATGGAGTGGAAGACCCAACCCACCGCCGGACTTCTTGAGGGCACGGTCACGCTGAGGACCGGCGCGGTCGCCGACCAGGTGGAGGTGCGGGTCCAGCCTCTCGGCCGCACCCCGGGGGAGTCGTTCACGGTGATCACGGACGGGTCCGGGTGGTTCGCGGCCGTCGACCTTGCCCCCGGGCAGTACCGGTTGCGCGTGGTCGAGGACGGCGCCACCGGCACGGGAGCGACGGTCGTCGTCGTCGCCGCCGGTCGGATCACCTCGGCGGAGGTCACCGCCGGCGGGGTCTGAGGGTGCCCGCCCTCGTCGGCCCGGTCACGTGGAACGGGGCGGCGAGGGCGGCGGCGCGGTCCGACCCGCCAGGGGCCGTCTGCGTGTCAGGATATGGGCATGGATCGATCTAGTAGCGACGCCGACGCCACCCGTTCGCGCCGGGCGACGATCACCGACGTCGCCCAGCTGGCGGGGGTGTCGCGCTCGGCCGTCTCCCGGGTGTTCAACGCCCAGGGCGGCATCTCCGCCGCCACCGAGAAACGCATCCGGGATGCCGCGCGCAAGCTGCACTGGACCCCGAGCGCCACGGCGATCGCGTTGCGCTCGGCCAGGTCGCGCACCGTGGGACTGGTCCTGAACCGACCGGGGGTCGCCAAGGACGGCGACCCTGAACTGCCGTCCGGGATGTTCACCGGTCTCGAGAAGGTGCTCGCAAGGCACGACTTCGGGCTGCTGCTGCACATCGCCACGTCCGCGGAGCACGAGGAGCAGACCTACCGGCGGCTCGCCGAGGCCCGTCGCGTCGACGGCGTGGTGCTCCTGGAGTCACGGGTCGGTGACACCAGGTTCGACCTGGTCCGTCGGCTCGGGCTGCCCGCCGTGCTCCTCGGGACCCCGTGGGTGGAGGATCCGATCTCCTACATCGGCCACGGGCCTCGAGGCGCCGGGATGCGCGAGGTGGCCGAACACCTTCTCGAACTGGGCCATCGGTCGATCGCCGCGGTGAGCGGGCCGGAGGACTACGTCGAGTCGAGCCACCGGGACCGGATCCTCCGTGAGGTGCTCGCGGCGGGCGGCGCCGGACTCGTGGCGCATCGCCCGGGACCGTACACACCGGTCACGGCGGCCGAACGCACCCGGGCGATCCTCGAGCAGCACCCCGAGATCACGGCCATCGTCTATGCGACCGACGAGATGGCCATCGCGGGGATGGCGACCCTGCGCGAGCACGGTCTGCGGATCCCCGAGGACGTCTCCGTGGTCGGGTACAACGGCACCGATATCGGCGCGTGGTACTCGCCCGCGCTCACGACGGTCCGGCGTGATGTGTCCCAGCGCGGTCGGGCGGCGGCCCGCACGCTCCTGGGCCTGATGGGCGTGACGGTCGAGGCGTCGGATGAGCAGGTCGTCGACCCGGAGCTCGTGATCCGCGCCTCGACCGCACCCCCACGTGAGGCGGCTACGGCCACCGCGACTGCAGGCTGAGCGCGATCCGGTCCCGTTCCTCCTCGCCGAGCGGAGTGTCCTGCGCGTTGTAGGCACCGACCTTGGCGCCGCGCCGGTCGGCCGGCAGCTCCGCCATCCGCGGAACCAGGCTGAAGTGCAGATGCCGGATGCCCTCGGAGAACTGCATCACATAGGAGCGGTTCGCACCGACGGCGTCCACGAGCGCCCGCGTCCCCTCCCGCAGCACCGCGCCGAGTTCGGCCGCCTCACCTTCGGTCAGGTCTGCCAGCGATTCGACGTGCCGCCGAGGAAGGACGAGCATCCAGCCCGGGAGGGCGCTGCGGTGCGCGATCACCCGCCAGTGCTCGGTCACCCGGACCCGCTCCCGGGGCGGCAGGGCGGATTCCGGTTGGGCGTTCCCGGCGCAGAGCGTGCACTCGGTCATCGTCACGTCACTGAGCCGTGAGGTAGCCGGCGGCGTCTGAGACGAGGCGCGCGACC
Coding sequences within:
- a CDS encoding MurR/RpiR family transcriptional regulator; the encoded protein is MTRPPLVLRLRGGLDQLQPSMRRVAEYVLEDPRRAARTTITDLSAASGVSQTTVMRLCHELGLAGYREFRLALAAETGRSDAAAERELRTGDIAEGDDLASVIAKIAYADARAVEDTARSLSVPELEAVVEAIVTAGRVDIYGVGASGTVATDLQQKLHRIGRVAFAHADAHLALTSAALLGERDVAIGISHTGTTIDTVEALRLAGARGATTVALTNAPGSPIARLADRVLLTAARETTFRSGATASRLAQLTVVDCVFVAIAQRTYDASQAALEVTRAAVEDRRYTRTRSGPGGI
- a CDS encoding LacI family DNA-binding transcriptional regulator, yielding MDRSSSDADATRSRRATITDVAQLAGVSRSAVSRVFNAQGGISAATEKRIRDAARKLHWTPSATAIALRSARSRTVGLVLNRPGVAKDGDPELPSGMFTGLEKVLARHDFGLLLHIATSAEHEEQTYRRLAEARRVDGVVLLESRVGDTRFDLVRRLGLPAVLLGTPWVEDPISYIGHGPRGAGMREVAEHLLELGHRSIAAVSGPEDYVESSHRDRILREVLAAGGAGLVAHRPGPYTPVTAAERTRAILEQHPEITAIVYATDEMAIAGMATLREHGLRIPEDVSVVGYNGTDIGAWYSPALTTVRRDVSQRGRAAARTLLGLMGVTVEASDEQVVDPELVIRASTAPPREAATATATAG
- a CDS encoding anhydro-N-acetylmuramic acid kinase gives rise to the protein MRVLALSSGTSVDAIDVALAELDDADGVVRMRMVAHTERSWPTQLRRRILAALPPAATDLGEVCRLDTEIGQAFADVGARAIEEWGAVDLLVSHGQTVHHWVEHGPPDGGGGAGDRAGSARGTLQLGSAAWIAARTGRPVIHDLRTADIAAGGQGAPLVSLLDALWLGDRPTAALNIGGIANITLVGDGPVRTGDTGPGNCLLDEAVAARTGHNFDPDGALAAAGRVDPPALAALLADPYYARPLPKSTGRETFDGGYVTAALGAAGVPVPSGNDLFATLTELTVRTIAEAIGRDGARTERVVVSGGGVRNATLMAGLRSRLPGVITSDSLGLAAEAKEAYLFALLGYLSARGLPGTAPGVGRRRATGARSAVVLGSLTPPAPAPCPPGRDPVHTLVLEEG
- a CDS encoding N-acetylmuramic acid 6-phosphate etherase, giving the protein MAEMSHDWREVLGLHSPTEERNPRTEDLDRLPTDELVSLMMEEDAAVLTAVRAVADQVAALVDLAVAALGAGGRVHYSGAGTSGRLGVLDSVELMPTYRVGAETVVAHLAGGDRAMMQAVEGVEDDPDAGAADLGVVGPADVVVGIAASGRTPYVGGALASAREQGARTALIATNPRATLAAGVDVAVLIDTGPEVITGSTRMKAGTAQKMVLNMFSTAVMVRLGKTYSNLMTEVAPTNQKLRARTVRMLVQATDQDPERCADVLAAAGDARTALVALIAGIDVAQARELIAQYPPDVTRIADPGGVRSAVAAARGGHHE
- a CDS encoding family 10 glycosylhydrolase, with protein sequence MPALALAGPAAADEPEEQFRALWVDAFNVGIYTPEQVITLVEDASELGVNALIVQVGRRFDCFCNDALYPRTDAAVDPAPYDPLAEVIDVAHAAGIEVHAWVNATTLWNSATPPTSPEHAFNAHGPSATGADRWLNQREDGTELVGNNSYIDPANPAAVDYVVEAISSITDNYDVDGVNLDYIRYPDYSAGEFQNDWGYSETSLARFAAETGRTDRPAVTDEEFSQWRRDQVSALVRKIYVAMYGSDPSDRLSINGITYAFGPVSYGGWENARPYTNVLQDWVGWLDEGIIDTVTAMNYKRNWMPAQAQMFTEWNDALIANRADRHVVNGPALYLNELPDIVAQAEETVAAGFDGWSGYSYANFSATATASTDPAVKDAEREAVTAALRAGPLADDVVVPEMEWKTQPTAGLLEGTVTLRTGAVADQVEVRVQPLGRTPGESFTVITDGSGWFAAVDLAPGQYRLRVVEDGATGTGATVVVVAAGRITSAEVTAGGV